A genomic window from Tolypothrix sp. PCC 7910 includes:
- a CDS encoding TrbI/VirB10 family protein, which translates to MTQNLVSSKANSENIINLLPHHEVVKKPEVESSDWEAEIAKLVGLEEHLSDIEEVAKPSSLEISPSTPEVAATNKSFSSNPFAELILVSTVTLSIVLILSIFLLQLMGGNSQKTVKKNTVISEVEPTPKNETDSLISEVETLKTKLALTEQVKEVKVAQQQLRSLLIQPRKLINQSASHMKPSVTSRDRLPVVQTRTATLLPTVYVPRSIPGKYSVQLAKSQPKLIAVKVAPKSQQTSAKFTSQSLGSKKPLATPNKTPLQTQPNRSNQVLGSDQPNINPTNYQPPRNTQVQSSIINPQNNQTQIQPPPVAKQAQQNMPKSLAVGSNAKAVLATAVFGETSKSSSSTNNDESGKNLFVVRLKEPLKSVDGAIALSKQTELLTEINSISEQGLLQLNVLKVVSQNNQNITEISLPNNAMMIRAPQGKPLIANQFSKSGGSIAWMDAGLFMLGGLGKVADLSNRTESQVVTTTAGSTVVSNTNPKRNILTGILEGGINSLVPQITQRNQQAISQLMQRTNIWFLPAGTELQVYVNQSMQL; encoded by the coding sequence ATGACTCAAAATTTAGTTAGCTCAAAAGCTAATTCGGAAAATATCATTAATCTACTTCCTCACCATGAAGTAGTAAAAAAACCGGAAGTAGAATCTTCTGATTGGGAAGCAGAAATAGCAAAATTAGTTGGACTTGAAGAACATCTATCTGATATAGAAGAAGTTGCAAAACCAAGCTCTCTAGAAATATCCCCGAGTACCCCTGAAGTAGCTGCTACTAATAAATCTTTTTCTTCTAATCCTTTTGCAGAACTTATTTTAGTTAGCACTGTTACTTTGTCTATAGTGTTAATATTAAGCATTTTTTTGTTGCAGTTGATGGGTGGTAATAGCCAAAAAACAGTCAAAAAGAATACTGTTATTTCAGAAGTAGAACCCACACCTAAGAACGAAACAGATTCTCTAATTTCAGAAGTAGAAACTCTCAAAACAAAATTAGCACTTACAGAACAAGTCAAAGAAGTCAAAGTAGCGCAACAACAACTGAGAAGCCTATTAATACAGCCACGAAAATTGATTAATCAATCGGCTTCTCATATGAAACCTTCAGTGACTTCTAGGGATAGGCTACCAGTAGTACAAACAAGAACAGCAACATTACTGCCAACAGTTTATGTGCCTCGGAGTATTCCAGGCAAGTACTCTGTGCAATTAGCGAAGTCTCAACCAAAACTTATTGCTGTTAAAGTTGCACCGAAATCACAGCAGACATCTGCAAAATTCACCTCTCAATCATTGGGTAGTAAAAAACCATTAGCTACACCCAACAAAACCCCACTTCAGACACAACCGAATCGCTCTAACCAGGTGCTTGGAAGTGATCAACCTAATATTAATCCTACTAATTATCAACCTCCAAGAAATACTCAGGTACAGTCATCGATCATAAATCCCCAAAATAATCAAACACAAATACAACCACCCCCTGTGGCTAAGCAAGCACAACAAAATATGCCAAAATCGCTAGCTGTAGGTAGTAACGCCAAAGCAGTTTTAGCTACAGCAGTATTTGGAGAAACTAGTAAATCAAGTTCCAGTACTAACAATGATGAAAGTGGAAAAAACTTATTTGTGGTACGGTTGAAAGAGCCATTAAAATCTGTAGATGGAGCGATCGCACTATCTAAACAAACCGAATTATTAACTGAAATTAATTCTATTTCTGAGCAAGGCTTATTGCAGTTAAATGTCTTGAAGGTTGTTTCACAAAACAATCAAAACATTACAGAAATTAGCCTACCCAACAATGCAATGATGATTCGCGCACCTCAAGGTAAACCCCTAATAGCAAATCAATTTTCTAAGAGCGGGGGATCTATTGCTTGGATGGATGCTGGACTCTTCATGCTAGGTGGGTTGGGGAAAGTTGCAGATTTATCTAACCGTACTGAATCTCAAGTTGTTACTACAACCGCTGGTAGTACTGTTGTGAGTAACACTAATCCTAAAAGGAATATTTTGACTGGCATTTTAGAAGGTGGTATTAATTCCTTAGTACCTCAAATTACACAACGTAATCAACAAGCTATTTCACAGTTAATGCAGCGAACCAATATTTGGTTTTTACCGGCTGGTACAGAACTACAAGTTTATGTAAATCAATCAATGCAGTTGTAG
- a CDS encoding NifU family protein produces MDNLEELVQEISRFEAIISEWDESQRYVVLGLRRAIEELHKTALERLIKNLKKESVTALRHAVDDEFIYAVLLYHELVKPPQLPLEQRIHTALEEVRPSLQSHNGDVELVAIKLPDTVEVRLLGTCSNCPASTLTLTQGIEQAIKSHCPEITQVIAVTSKLKLDNLKPNLTSPFSPPGGSTWVRVATVEQVPNFGIFAASLAGNSLILYRYGLNIICYQNACAHLGYALDQGDVSNSILTCPHHGFKYNLETGECLTIPDVSLQLYPVQIKEGKVFVKLQ; encoded by the coding sequence ATGGATAACCTAGAAGAGTTAGTTCAAGAGATTAGCAGATTTGAAGCAATTATATCCGAGTGGGATGAAAGTCAAAGATATGTAGTTTTAGGATTAAGAAGAGCAATTGAGGAATTACATAAAACTGCTTTAGAACGTTTAATTAAAAACCTCAAAAAAGAATCTGTAACTGCTTTACGCCATGCTGTAGATGACGAATTCATCTATGCAGTATTGCTGTATCATGAATTAGTTAAACCACCACAACTGCCTTTAGAGCAACGTATTCATACAGCCCTGGAAGAAGTACGCCCAAGCTTACAAAGCCATAATGGAGATGTAGAACTAGTAGCAATTAAGCTTCCAGATACAGTAGAAGTTAGATTGCTTGGAACTTGCAGTAATTGTCCGGCTTCTACTTTGACTTTAACACAAGGAATTGAGCAGGCTATTAAATCTCATTGCCCAGAAATTACTCAAGTTATCGCTGTTACTTCTAAATTAAAACTTGATAATTTAAAGCCAAATTTAACTAGTCCTTTTTCTCCACCAGGAGGCTCTACTTGGGTGAGAGTTGCAACTGTTGAACAAGTACCAAATTTTGGTATTTTCGCAGCCTCATTAGCAGGTAATTCCCTAATTTTATATCGTTATGGTCTTAACATTATCTGTTATCAAAATGCTTGCGCTCACTTAGGATATGCTTTGGATCAAGGTGACGTTAGCAATAGTATTCTTACCTGTCCTCATCATGGTTTTAAATACAACCTAGAAACAGGCGAATGTTTAACAATTCCTGATGTTTCTCTGCAGTTATATCCTGTACAAATTAAAGAAGGTAAGGTTTTTGTAAAACTGCAATAA
- a CDS encoding DUF928 domain-containing protein, whose amino-acid sequence MRLFLLRLVSMAALTVTVINSPPALGEKSAAINFNPPPPPPPDRGAPGNRGEGASRGGCTALGVPLTAFVPNYQQSLNQDQTPTITQVWGLTSVEQPSFWFYVPYYQSSLRAIEFVLQTDQNKTIYRTNISLPSVPGIVRVKLQNTPAILENNKSYHWFFKVKVACNHQEFAKLEYVEGWVQRVKLDVALRDRLKQSSPQQQVAIYAEKGLWYDALTRLAELRLANPQNAELAEDWKSLLKAIELENLATQPFVY is encoded by the coding sequence ATGAGACTATTTCTTTTGCGACTAGTTTCAATGGCTGCACTCACAGTTACAGTCATCAACAGTCCGCCAGCACTAGGGGAAAAATCAGCAGCAATTAATTTCAATCCACCACCGCCACCACCACCCGATCGCGGCGCACCAGGAAATCGAGGAGAAGGTGCTTCCCGAGGAGGGTGTACAGCGCTAGGTGTGCCTTTAACCGCTTTTGTACCTAACTATCAACAAAGCCTCAACCAAGACCAAACCCCTACAATTACCCAAGTTTGGGGCTTAACGAGTGTAGAACAACCCAGCTTTTGGTTCTACGTTCCTTACTATCAATCTTCCCTGCGCGCAATCGAGTTCGTTTTGCAAACCGATCAAAATAAAACCATCTATCGCACAAATATTTCCCTACCCTCAGTACCAGGAATTGTGCGAGTAAAACTGCAAAATACTCCGGCTATCTTAGAAAACAACAAGTCATATCACTGGTTTTTTAAAGTAAAAGTAGCTTGTAATCATCAAGAATTCGCAAAATTAGAGTATGTAGAAGGCTGGGTACAGCGGGTGAAATTAGATGTCGCATTACGCGATCGCCTTAAACAATCTTCCCCACAACAACAAGTAGCAATCTATGCTGAAAAGGGACTGTGGTACGATGCCTTAACAAGGCTAGCGGAACTTCGCTTGGCAAATCCTCAAAATGCAGAACTGGCTGAAGACTGGAAAAGTTTACTCAAAGCAATTGAGTTAGAAAACTTAGCTACACAGCCCTTTGTATATTGA
- a CDS encoding CHASE2 domain-containing protein — MAKLVVLKFGKGSFEAGFPVTLQIGQENSRPQSEVMGELPPDIELPLHFNCWQAIYRSLDFSARPIGIPKPQSPNASDQECLQAAQNLRDRFNSWLQSAPFRPIREKWLEKLQTSDKIRVILQTQDYQLQKLPWHLWDLIELYPNAEIALSAPSYEKVNFSPVPTATVKILALLGDSQGVDITTDQLLLQELPDTKIYFLVEPSREDLTDNLWQQNWDILFFAGHSSSHSTGETGQIYINQTESLTISQLKYALKQAVERGLKLAIFNSCDGLGLAREFASLHIPQLIVMREPVPDRVAQTFLKHFLQAYAGGKSLYLAVREARERLQGLDGQFPCASWLPVIYQNPAENPPSWQDLISKEAVKDGKNLTVDFAAATANPQPKKVAKHSKMQLFWLICSSVAITGLVAGGRYLGMLQAFELYAFDQLQRLRPEEKPDSRLLVVTITEQDVQLQAPEKPQGSLSDESLLKLLKKLETYQPQVIGLDIYRDRPVKSELPELAKRMHKSQLSAVCRVSDSHSEHPGIKPPPEIPPERLGFSDLVIDSDNIVRRHLLALTPPPSSPCKASYAFSVQLALRYLAAANISLKFTNDGAWKLGKATFKPLTAHTSGYQGIDAAGHQILLNYRLGRSLEKFVPQVTLTEILTGKVNPNTVKNRIVLIGTTAQSFQDYSSTPFITREGAIEQIPGVILQAQMISQLLSAAIDGRSLLWTWSIWQEIIWIWGWSLAGILLSWYSQRLLYLTIAAGVAIISLYGICLVILIQWSGWIPLIPPTIVLVSSIIVAYYIRDFPRSTENTPIFVITNNR; from the coding sequence GTGGCTAAATTGGTAGTTTTGAAATTTGGTAAAGGTAGCTTTGAGGCTGGTTTTCCAGTTACCCTGCAAATTGGCCAAGAAAATAGTCGCCCTCAAAGCGAGGTGATGGGCGAATTACCACCGGATATAGAATTACCACTTCATTTTAATTGTTGGCAAGCAATATATCGCAGCCTGGATTTTTCCGCCCGCCCCATCGGCATACCCAAACCACAGTCGCCAAATGCCAGCGATCAAGAGTGTTTGCAAGCAGCGCAAAACTTACGCGATCGCTTCAACTCTTGGCTGCAATCAGCACCTTTTCGTCCTATTCGGGAGAAGTGGCTAGAGAAGCTTCAAACATCTGACAAAATCCGCGTTATTCTACAGACTCAAGACTATCAACTACAAAAGCTGCCTTGGCATCTTTGGGATCTGATCGAACTTTACCCCAATGCAGAAATCGCCTTAAGTGCGCCTAGCTATGAAAAAGTAAATTTTTCTCCTGTACCGACTGCAACGGTGAAAATTTTGGCCTTGTTAGGCGATAGTCAAGGAGTTGATATCACAACAGACCAATTGCTGCTACAGGAACTACCTGATACAAAAATTTACTTTCTAGTTGAACCATCTCGTGAAGACTTAACAGATAATCTCTGGCAGCAAAACTGGGATATTTTGTTTTTCGCCGGACATAGTTCCAGCCACAGTACAGGAGAAACTGGCCAGATTTACATCAACCAGACAGAGAGTTTGACAATTAGTCAGTTAAAGTATGCTTTGAAGCAAGCAGTAGAAAGAGGCTTAAAGTTAGCAATTTTTAACTCCTGCGATGGCTTAGGATTAGCGCGAGAATTTGCTTCTTTGCATATTCCCCAGTTAATTGTCATGCGGGAACCTGTACCGGATCGGGTAGCGCAGACATTTCTCAAACATTTCTTACAAGCATACGCTGGAGGTAAATCACTTTATCTCGCAGTTCGAGAAGCCAGAGAAAGGTTGCAAGGATTAGATGGGCAATTTCCCTGCGCCAGTTGGTTACCAGTAATTTATCAAAATCCGGCTGAGAACCCGCCGAGTTGGCAGGATTTGATCAGCAAAGAGGCTGTTAAAGATGGTAAGAATTTAACTGTGGATTTTGCGGCTGCAACTGCAAATCCACAGCCTAAAAAGGTAGCTAAACACTCAAAAATGCAACTTTTTTGGCTAATTTGCTCAAGTGTAGCAATTACAGGTTTAGTTGCAGGTGGGCGTTATTTGGGAATGCTGCAAGCATTTGAGTTGTATGCATTCGATCAATTGCAGCGACTCCGCCCAGAAGAAAAGCCTGATTCACGCTTATTGGTGGTGACGATTACAGAACAAGATGTGCAATTACAAGCACCGGAAAAACCACAGGGTTCTCTGTCAGATGAATCACTGTTGAAATTGTTGAAAAAATTGGAGACATATCAACCACAAGTAATTGGTTTAGATATTTACCGCGATCGCCCTGTTAAGTCAGAGTTACCAGAACTGGCGAAGCGAATGCATAAAAGCCAACTGAGTGCTGTTTGTAGAGTTAGCGATTCCCATTCCGAACATCCTGGAATCAAACCCCCACCGGAAATACCACCAGAACGCTTGGGTTTTAGCGATTTAGTAATTGACTCAGATAATATTGTCCGTCGCCATTTACTAGCATTAACACCACCACCTTCTTCACCTTGCAAAGCATCCTATGCTTTTAGCGTGCAATTAGCACTACGTTACTTAGCGGCTGCAAATATTTCTTTAAAATTTACCAACGATGGTGCTTGGAAACTGGGTAAAGCAACTTTTAAACCTCTAACAGCACACACCAGTGGATATCAAGGTATCGATGCTGCAGGACACCAAATTTTGTTGAATTATCGTTTGGGGCGATCGCTAGAAAAATTTGTCCCCCAGGTTACCCTAACAGAGATACTCACAGGCAAAGTTAACCCTAATACAGTTAAAAACCGTATTGTTCTCATTGGTACAACCGCCCAAAGCTTTCAAGACTACTCATCTACACCTTTTATTACCCGTGAAGGTGCAATTGAGCAAATACCAGGTGTGATCCTGCAAGCGCAAATGATTAGTCAATTGTTAAGTGCAGCCATCGATGGGCGATCGCTTCTGTGGACTTGGTCTATTTGGCAAGAAATTATTTGGATTTGGGGGTGGTCGTTAGCAGGTATTTTACTATCTTGGTATAGTCAACGGCTGCTTTATTTAACCATTGCAGCGGGAGTAGCAATTATCAGCCTCTACGGGATATGTCTAGTAATTTTAATTCAGTGGAGTGGTTGGATACCGCTGATTCCTCCTACTATTGTCCTGGTTAGTAGCATCATAGTTGCTTACTACATTAGAGATTTTCCTCGCTCCACGGAAAATACACCTATTTTTGTGATTACTAACAATAGATAG
- a CDS encoding AAA-like domain-containing protein, whose product MSAETTLPYRYQVGGSLPHDAPTYVKRKADDNLFNALKTGEFCYVFSSRQMGKSSLRVHTIHRLQKEGIICSVIDLTEIGSQLNYQQWYKGIAYSLMMNLQITTPIIQKEWWEKHKDLSSAYQLSLFLDELLKSTSEKIVIFIDEIDFVKCLDFPTDEFFNIIKTCHSKRSYTPEYKRLSFALVGVTTPSNLIQDKNHTPFNLGKPIELSGFHFSEAEHLAKGLAKKFSSLEIAKKVLKEILSLTSGQPFLTQKICDIVVNVSKPPRFGEEQQWVKNIVSEKIIENWEYQDEPEHLRTISERILRSQNAIGVLHLYRTILDGKIVKYDNSEEATDLLLSGLVENQGRLKIYNYIYASVFNHKWITKTLEKLGCPYAEKLEEWIQSGRINNSHLLLPEEALYKAWQWADGKSLSVVDYEFLCASLLANNISKNYSKFDQQILRSLKLKETQDNTEKIASNKGQEVRAKSSQISPSRTKAIHEFYKNNYFKLSMLVLGIPFVILISQIVFLQKNIGNNWLNSVNNETISRVIHQFYGNSSELKTDILFTIIPNSTKLLDSEDSSIPVPTPRLVKNNQIISLPNNLVDSLLSNHQQRYLKLEVAIRYNGSIKVLRAIDENNQIYDNEQSLEMQLIKQIENILRYEYKPEFARKAYQNKETLFYSLSLRILKY is encoded by the coding sequence ATGTCAGCAGAAACGACTTTACCATATAGATATCAAGTAGGAGGAAGCTTACCTCATGATGCTCCTACTTATGTTAAACGAAAAGCAGATGATAACCTGTTTAATGCACTCAAAACCGGGGAATTTTGCTATGTATTTTCTTCCCGGCAGATGGGTAAATCTAGCTTGAGAGTACATACCATACACCGCTTACAAAAAGAAGGTATTATATGTTCCGTAATTGACCTCACAGAAATTGGTTCTCAGCTTAATTATCAGCAATGGTATAAAGGTATTGCTTACTCCTTAATGATGAATCTACAAATAACTACGCCTATCATTCAAAAAGAATGGTGGGAGAAACACAAAGATTTATCATCTGCTTATCAATTAAGTTTATTTCTTGATGAACTACTGAAATCTACTTCTGAGAAAATTGTAATTTTTATAGATGAAATCGATTTTGTCAAATGCCTAGATTTCCCTACAGATGAATTCTTTAATATTATTAAGACTTGTCATAGTAAAAGGTCTTATACTCCAGAATATAAACGCCTCAGTTTTGCCTTAGTAGGTGTGACTACTCCCTCAAATTTAATTCAAGATAAAAATCATACACCTTTTAATCTTGGGAAACCCATTGAACTATCAGGGTTCCATTTTTCGGAAGCTGAACATTTAGCAAAAGGTTTAGCTAAAAAATTTTCTAGTTTAGAAATAGCTAAAAAAGTTCTCAAAGAAATTTTAAGCTTAACTAGTGGGCAACCTTTTTTAACACAAAAAATCTGTGACATAGTCGTTAATGTTTCTAAACCTCCTCGCTTTGGGGAAGAACAACAATGGGTTAAAAATATTGTCAGCGAAAAAATAATTGAAAACTGGGAATATCAAGATGAACCAGAACATTTAAGAACAATAAGTGAGCGCATACTGAGAAGTCAAAATGCAATTGGAGTTCTGCATCTATATCGAACAATTTTAGATGGCAAGATAGTTAAATACGATAATAGCGAAGAAGCAACAGATTTATTGCTATCTGGTTTAGTGGAAAACCAAGGCAGATTGAAAATATATAATTACATTTATGCATCTGTTTTTAATCATAAATGGATTACTAAAACATTAGAAAAGCTTGGCTGTCCTTATGCAGAAAAGCTAGAAGAATGGATACAATCTGGTCGCATTAATAATTCCCATTTATTATTGCCAGAAGAAGCTTTGTATAAAGCATGGCAGTGGGCTGATGGTAAGTCATTAAGCGTTGTAGATTATGAATTTCTTTGTGCTAGCTTGCTAGCTAATAATATTAGCAAAAACTATAGTAAATTTGACCAGCAAATTCTTAGGAGTTTAAAACTTAAAGAAACACAAGATAATACAGAAAAAATAGCTTCAAACAAAGGACAAGAGGTTAGAGCCAAATCATCTCAAATTTCACCATCAAGAACAAAAGCTATTCATGAATTTTACAAAAATAATTACTTTAAGTTATCAATGCTAGTTTTGGGTATTCCTTTTGTGATCCTAATTTCTCAGATTGTATTTTTGCAAAAAAATATTGGTAATAACTGGTTAAATTCTGTTAATAACGAAACTATTTCCCGAGTAATTCATCAGTTTTACGGAAATAGTAGTGAATTAAAAACAGATATATTATTTACCATCATTCCTAATTCAACAAAATTACTAGACAGCGAAGATAGTAGCATCCCTGTTCCCACTCCTCGATTAGTTAAAAATAATCAAATAATTTCCTTACCAAATAATCTAGTCGATTCACTTTTAAGTAATCATCAGCAAAGGTATTTAAAATTAGAAGTAGCAATTAGATATAACGGCAGTATCAAAGTTTTACGCGCCATCGATGAAAATAATCAGATATATGATAACGAGCAAAGTTTAGAAATGCAGCTAATCAAGCAAATAGAGAATATATTACGTTATGAATACAAGCCAGAATTTGCCAGAAAGGCTTATCAGAATAAAGAAACATTATTCTATAGTTTGTCTCTAAGAATTTTAAAATATTAA